In Heyndrickxia vini, the sequence AATAGCTTTAGCAATGGCAAATAAACGGAGATCTGTTGGTTCATCTATATAATGTTTTAATTGTTCATCCGTACATTGTTCGACATAAGGGTGTGAAAGACCATCCACATTATATTCGATTGAGCGCAATGCTTTATTTAAAGCTCCTTCAAATGTACGGTCAATTGCCATTGTTTCTCCTGTTGCTTTCATTTGCGTCCCTAGTTGTCTATTAGCTTCGGAAAATTTGTCAAATGGAAAACGCGGTAGTTTCACAACAATATAGTCTAGTGCAGGCTCGAATGAAGCATATGTTGTTCCCGTCACTGGATTTATAATCTCATCTAAGTGATAGCCAATTGCACATTTTGTTGCAATTCTGGCAATAGGGTAACCGGTTGCTTTTGAAGCGAGTGCGGATGAACGACTAACCCTAGGGTTGACTTCTATAATATAGTATTGATTGGATTTCGGATCCAAAGCAAATTGGATATTACACCCGCCAATCACTCCCAGTGCACGAATAACTTTTAATGAGGCATTACGAAGAACTTGATATTGTACGTCTGATAGTGTCTGTGATGGTGCAACAACAATTGAATCTCCCGTATGTACTCCGACTGGATCAAAGTTTTCCATATTACATACAATAATACAAGTATCATTAGCATCCCTTACAACCTCATATTCTATTTCTTTCCACCCTTTAATACTTGTTTCTACTAGAACTTGGTTGATTGGACTAAGTGTTAAACCTTTTTGCAAAACAGGAATTAGTTCTTCAAAGCTATTTGCGAATCCACCGCCTGCACCTCCTAATGTATAGGCTGGGCGGATTATAACCGGAAATCCTATCTTTTCAACAAACTTTATGCCCTCTTCTACATGGTGAACAATCATTGATTCAGGAATAGGCTCATTTATTTGAAGCATTAATTCCCTAAATTTTTCACGATCTTCTCCCTTTTGGATTGAATCTACAGATGTACCTAGTAATGTCACATTATATTTTTCAAAAATATTCTTTTCATGAAGTTTAACGGTAATATTTAATCCTGTTTGTCCGCCAAGTGTGCCAATAACACCATCTGGTTTTTCAATTTTAATAATTTCCTCTACTGTTTCCACAGTAATTGGTTCGATATAAATTCTATCTGCAATTTGCTCATCAGTCATGATTGTTGCTGGATTACTGTTTAACAATACAACTTCAATACCTTCTTCTTTTAATGCGAGACAACTTTGCGTCCCTGCATAATCAAATTCAGCTGCTTGCCCAATCACAATTGGACCGGATCCGATAACAAGAACTTTTTTTATATTTTTATTGTAAGGCATACTGCATAACTCCCATTTTTTGTTTAAGTAAATTGATGTATTTTTCAAAGATATATTCAGTATCCATAGGACCGGGATGGGCCTCAGGATGAAACTGTACAGTTATAATTGGTAGCTGGCGATGCTCTAACCCTTCAATCGTTCCATCATTTATATGTTTGAAAGTGACGATAAACTGTTGTTCATCAATCGTTTCATCTATAACAACATATCCATGATTTTGCGAAGTAATAAAAACTTTACCTGTTGTCATATCTTTCACTGGATGATTTCCACCACGATGTCCGAAAAGAAGTTTTTTCGTTTTAGCTCCATATGCTAATGCGATTAATTGGTGGCCCAAACAAATTCCAAGGGTCGGAAATTTTTGCGTGATCACTTTTATTTTTTTCAATTGATTACTCACTGCAATTGGATCTCCAGGTCCATTACTAATCACTATTCCATCCGGATTTAAGCTGTATACTTTCTCTAGTGGAACATCATATGGAACGACTGTTACCTTACAATGGGAATCTAGCAAGTAATGTAATATAGATTTTTTGAAACCAAAATCCATAAGCATAACATGAGGGCCATTGTTTTCATATGTTCGAATTTCTTTAGAAGTTACATGATCAACAAGTTGTGTGTCGTTTAAAAACGTGTTGTGTTTCACTTTTTTTGAGGAAATAATTCCTTTAACCGTTCCTTTTTTCCGAATGGTTTTCACTAATTCTCTCGTATCCACATTCGTTAAACATGGGATATGATGTTTCTGCAATATATTTTCGGCACTATTTGTTAGGGTAAAATGACTTGGCTGACTACAAAATTCACTTGTAATCATTGCCTTCACATGTGGGATATGACTTTCACTATCATTCTCGTTCACTCCATAATTTCCGATTAACGGATAAGTAAACACAACAATTTGGCCTGCATATGACGGATCAGTCATAATCTCTTGGTAACCTGTCATACTCGTGTTAAAAACCACTTCCCCACAAACTTCGGTAGCATTTCCAATAAGTTCCCCTTCAAAGGTTTCTCCTGTTTCGAGAGTTAAATAACCAGATATCATTTATTTCACCCCTCCATTTCATACAAAATTTTGTTAAAGATGTTTATGAACTGATCAACTTCTTCTTTCGTCATTGTTAATGGAGGAAGTAATCTGATTACATTTTGACCAGCCGTTAAGATAAGAACTCCTTCCTTCCGGGCCGCTTCTACAAATTGATTGGCATCACGATCCACAATAATCCCAATCAGTAATCCTTTTCCTTGAATGGCTTTAATAGTTGGATGGGCTTCTTTCAAGTGATTTAATTCATCCCATAAATAGGTAATCAGTTCATTGTTTTTAGAAATTATATTGCTGATTAAAAATTGTACCGTTGCCAATCCTGCTGCAGCTGCTAATGGATTTCCACCGAATGTACTTCCGTGTGTACCCGGTATAAATGCTTTTGCAATTGAACTTTTCGCAAGCATAGCACCTATCGGGAAACCAGATCCTAGCCCTTTTGCTAGTGTAACAATGTCTGGTTCAAAGTCGTATTGTTCATAGGCAAACATCGTTCCTGTCCGCCCCATTCCTGTTTGAACTTCATCAACGATAAGTAAAATATTGTTCTTCTTACAAACCGCTACAAGTTCCTCTACCCATTCTTTATTCGCTGGTATGACGCCGCCTTCACCTTGAACAAGCTCAAGCATAACGGCAATGGGACAAATAGTTTCGATTTTTTTCAGATCTTGCACATGATTATAAGTAAGATAATGAAAACCTGGCATTAATGGGATAAATCCTTTTTGTACCTTTTCTTGCCCAGTAGCCGATAAGGTAGCGAGGGTTCTACCATGAAACGATTGTTTAAAAGTTACAATAACCGGTGATCCATTTTTCTTTAAATTGTGCGCATAAATTCTTGCTAGTTTAATAGCTGCCTCATTAGCTTCTGCACCACTATTACAGAAAAACACTTGATCCAAACAGCTTATTTCCGTTAAAAATGAGGCCAATTTCTCTTGGACATGAATATGATATAAATTTGAACAATGCCATAACATATCTAATTGTTCTTTTAATGCCTTTTTCACTGTATCCGGCACGTGACCAAGGTTGCATGTAGCAATTCCCGAAGTAAAATCTAAGTATTTATCCCCATTCATATCCCAAACATAGCTGCCTTTTCCTTTTTGTAAATGAATAGGCGCTCGTTGATACGTATTCATAACTGGAGTAATTATAGGATCCAAGACACTATTTAACATGTGATTCCCTCCAAAAATTTAGTACCAATCATCTCACCGTTTACTAACTTCAGTAATGCATTGTCATCCATGCCATTAATTATCGAAACTTCTTTCACTCCGGAGCGTAAACATTCAATGGCTGCATTCACTTTAGGAATCATGCCGCCGGTTATCAATTGGTTGGAAATCATGTTTTCAGCCTCTAAGCTTTGTATATGATGAAGGATTTTACCTTCTTTAATTACTCCGGCTACATTCGTTACCATACATAATGATGCATTGATTTCCCTTGCAATAGCAGCTGCAGCGGCATCTCCATTAATATTCCAATGTTGTCCGTTTCGTCCAATAGCAATAGGAGAAATAACTGGAATGACATGTTCATCTAGTAATTTATCTAATAAACGCTTTTTTACAGAAACGACCTCTCCGACAAAGCCAAGTTCATGATGTTCTCCGAATTGTTTTGCCTCTAAGAGCATGCCATCAACGCCACTAAGTCCGATAGACTCCCCACCATTTGCAATAATATTCCGAACAATCGTTTTATTAGATGAACCCGACAAGACCATTTCAACGACCCTTAAAACATCCTTTGAGGTAACGCGGATTCCATTAATAAATCTTGTTTCAATATCCATCTTCTTAAGAAGTTTGGTGATATCCGGTCCCCCACCATGAACAATGATTGGTTTTATCTTTTCACTTTTCATAATGTCAACGATGTTCGAATAAAAAGAACTTGAAATGTTCTCCAGTACACTTCCTCCACATTTAATAACAATATAGGACAATCTTCACCAGCTCCTTCACAAGCTTACGTTCGATAAGATGCATTGATTTTGACGTAGTCGTACGTTAAATCACATCCCCAAGCAACCGCATTTCCACTAGCAGCAGATAAATCCACAAAAATTTGAATCGTTTCATTCTGTTGCAAATAATTTGTTGCCTCTTTTTCAGAAAATGGATAAGGAATTCCGTTTTCCAATAATTTAATGGCTCCTAATGATACATTTACCTGTGAGGTATTCAGTTCTACTCCGCTATATCCAATGGCTGCTACAATTCTCCCCCAATTGGGGTCTTCACCATAAATTGCTGTTTTAACAAGATTTGAACCAACAATTGCTTTCGCAACCTTTTTGGCATCTTGATCCGATTCGGCACCTTCAACCTGTACCTCGATTAATTTTGTTGCTCCTTCCCCATCCTTTGCTATTTGCTTTGCCAATGATTGACAAACCAAATTCAAGCTTTGTTCAAAGACATTCCATTCAGGATGTTGTGGCGTTAATTCCATATTCTCCACTTTGCCATTGGCCAATATTAGAACCATATCATT encodes:
- a CDS encoding carbamoyl phosphate synthase small subunit translates to MISGYLTLETGETFEGELIGNATEVCGEVVFNTSMTGYQEIMTDPSYAGQIVVFTYPLIGNYGVNENDSESHIPHVKAMITSEFCSQPSHFTLTNSAENILQKHHIPCLTNVDTRELVKTIRKKGTVKGIISSKKVKHNTFLNDTQLVDHVTSKEIRTYENNGPHVMLMDFGFKKSILHYLLDSHCKVTVVPYDVPLEKVYSLNPDGIVISNGPGDPIAVSNQLKKIKVITQKFPTLGICLGHQLIALAYGAKTKKLLFGHRGGNHPVKDMTTGKVFITSQNHGYVVIDETIDEQQFIVTFKHINDGTIEGLEHRQLPIITVQFHPEAHPGPMDTEYIFEKYINLLKQKMGVMQYALQ
- a CDS encoding acetylornithine transaminase; amino-acid sequence: MLNSVLDPIITPVMNTYQRAPIHLQKGKGSYVWDMNGDKYLDFTSGIATCNLGHVPDTVKKALKEQLDMLWHCSNLYHIHVQEKLASFLTEISCLDQVFFCNSGAEANEAAIKLARIYAHNLKKNGSPVIVTFKQSFHGRTLATLSATGQEKVQKGFIPLMPGFHYLTYNHVQDLKKIETICPIAVMLELVQGEGGVIPANKEWVEELVAVCKKNNILLIVDEVQTGMGRTGTMFAYEQYDFEPDIVTLAKGLGSGFPIGAMLAKSSIAKAFIPGTHGSTFGGNPLAAAAGLATVQFLISNIISKNNELITYLWDELNHLKEAHPTIKAIQGKGLLIGIIVDRDANQFVEAARKEGVLILTAGQNVIRLLPPLTMTKEEVDQFINIFNKILYEMEG
- the argB gene encoding acetylglutamate kinase; the protein is MSYIVIKCGGSVLENISSSFYSNIVDIMKSEKIKPIIVHGGGPDITKLLKKMDIETRFINGIRVTSKDVLRVVEMVLSGSSNKTIVRNIIANGGESIGLSGVDGMLLEAKQFGEHHELGFVGEVVSVKKRLLDKLLDEHVIPVISPIAIGRNGQHWNINGDAAAAAIAREINASLCMVTNVAGVIKEGKILHHIQSLEAENMISNQLITGGMIPKVNAAIECLRSGVKEVSIINGMDDNALLKLVNGEMIGTKFLEGITC